The Marinobacter subterrani genome has a segment encoding these proteins:
- a CDS encoding outer membrane beta-barrel protein yields MARLSGLRKCPEFFSFTVLCAAFSAINVAQAEPLALSGELTNRFSDNTELTSSDETSDAETRVNLTLAHQTDPGECEASTAASVGYGVWYNETYDPQDYASLDFSGDCALARGLSWEVSDYLRDVAQNARASDTPDNRTRKNIFRTGPVYSLMLGDLDQLTFSAKYGNTEFSEPEDRDSERYIGSASWNHIFSQTLSGGLQFSTNRVELDTGAEIDTDVASVLFSKSWRATRFSGSVGVSQLESRVGANSQSSDGVVWDFSLERDINAVTQAFIRASRELTDQTSDFDIRFGEFVFNLRETIAVEVTALDAGISRQFSDASRVSVGVFANRSDYLSTDEVEDKVGISVNYNRTISALLSLQTRARYQYRTFDADGLNDSTYRADIGLLYELTRDLGLNGRIGHTTRTSDLSSNEYQENWISLGLAYQFF; encoded by the coding sequence ATGGCTAGATTATCCGGTCTACGGAAGTGCCCAGAGTTTTTCAGCTTTACGGTTCTCTGTGCTGCTTTCTCGGCGATCAATGTCGCGCAGGCAGAGCCATTGGCCTTGTCAGGAGAGCTGACAAATCGTTTCAGTGACAATACTGAACTCACCTCTTCTGACGAAACCAGTGATGCTGAAACCAGAGTCAATCTGACACTGGCACATCAGACCGATCCCGGCGAATGTGAGGCAAGTACCGCGGCATCCGTTGGTTATGGTGTCTGGTACAACGAGACCTATGACCCTCAGGATTATGCATCGCTGGATTTCTCCGGGGATTGCGCATTGGCAAGAGGCCTTTCCTGGGAGGTCTCGGACTATCTGCGAGACGTAGCCCAAAACGCAAGGGCCAGCGACACACCGGATAACCGCACCCGCAAGAACATCTTCCGTACCGGGCCGGTTTATTCGTTGATGCTTGGCGACCTTGACCAGCTAACCTTTTCTGCAAAATATGGCAACACCGAGTTCAGTGAACCGGAGGACAGGGATAGCGAACGTTACATTGGCTCAGCCAGTTGGAACCATATCTTCAGCCAGACGCTCTCAGGCGGGCTTCAGTTCAGTACCAACCGGGTCGAGCTGGATACCGGCGCAGAAATAGACACCGACGTGGCCAGCGTGCTTTTTTCCAAATCCTGGCGGGCGACAAGGTTTTCGGGAAGTGTGGGTGTCAGCCAGCTCGAGAGCCGTGTCGGAGCTAACAGCCAGTCGAGTGACGGTGTTGTATGGGACTTCTCTCTTGAGCGGGATATAAACGCCGTGACCCAGGCCTTTATCCGGGCCAGCCGGGAGTTGACGGACCAGACGTCGGATTTTGATATCAGGTTCGGAGAGTTCGTCTTCAACCTCCGTGAAACCATTGCGGTAGAGGTTACGGCACTGGATGCGGGTATTTCCAGGCAGTTCAGTGATGCTTCGCGGGTCAGTGTGGGTGTGTTCGCCAACCGTTCCGATTACCTAAGCACGGATGAAGTTGAGGACAAGGTGGGTATTTCAGTCAACTACAACCGCACCATCTCAGCCTTGCTCTCGCTTCAGACCCGGGCTCGATATCAGTACCGTACATTTGATGCGGACGGTCTGAATGACAGCACCTACAGAGCAGACATTGGCCTGCTGTATGAGCTTACCCGGGATCTCGGCCTTAACGGCCGGATTGGTCACACCACCAGAACCAGTGATTTGAGTTCGAACGAATACCAGGAGAACTGGATATCCCTGGGCCTTGCTTATCAGTTCTTCTGA
- a CDS encoding XrtA system polysaccharide deacetylase produces the protein MEVTKNALTIDVEDYFQVAALAEAVDRKDWPSMEYRVEANTDKLLELFSERDVKATFFTLGWVAERSPELIRRIQKAGHEIASHGYSHQLVYNQTPDVFRDETRKSKQILEDITGEPITGYRAASYSITAQSRWALDILCEEGFTWDSSIFPVHHDRYGMPGTPHQPYRLEAPGGGTLIEFPLSTCPLGNYRLPIAGGGYFRLYPYWLSRWGLGKINRAGQPFIFYLHPWEIDTGQPRLEVKALSRFRHYNNLDKCMGRLERLLGDFRFGSVSDVLSETNIPAGAVVV, from the coding sequence ATGGAAGTGACAAAGAACGCGCTGACCATTGATGTCGAAGACTACTTTCAGGTGGCAGCACTGGCTGAAGCGGTAGACCGCAAAGACTGGCCTTCGATGGAATACCGCGTCGAGGCAAACACCGATAAGCTGCTTGAACTCTTCTCTGAGCGGGATGTGAAGGCAACCTTCTTCACCCTTGGCTGGGTGGCTGAGCGATCCCCGGAACTGATCCGGCGTATCCAGAAAGCCGGGCACGAGATTGCGAGCCACGGATACAGCCATCAACTCGTCTATAATCAGACGCCGGATGTGTTTCGGGATGAAACACGCAAGTCGAAGCAGATACTGGAAGACATCACCGGTGAGCCGATTACCGGCTACCGGGCAGCCAGCTACTCGATTACGGCACAGTCGCGCTGGGCGCTGGATATCCTTTGCGAAGAAGGATTTACCTGGGACTCCTCCATCTTCCCCGTACACCATGACCGCTACGGCATGCCGGGAACACCTCATCAGCCTTATCGCCTGGAAGCGCCCGGCGGCGGAACGTTGATCGAATTCCCGCTGTCCACCTGCCCTTTGGGGAACTACCGGTTACCGATAGCCGGCGGTGGGTACTTCCGCCTGTATCCCTATTGGCTGAGCCGCTGGGGGCTGGGGAAGATTAACAGGGCAGGGCAGCCCTTCATTTTTTACCTCCATCCATGGGAAATCGATACCGGGCAACCCCGCCTAGAGGTCAAGGCGCTGTCGCGATTCCGGCACTATAACAACCTGGACAAGTGTATGGGCAGGCTGGAGCGCTTGCTCGGGGACTTCCGTTTCGGTTCGGTTTCAGATGTACTATCGGAGACAAACATACCCGCTGGTGCTGTTGTCGTCTAA
- a CDS encoding GNAT family N-acetyltransferase translates to MSLFQTKAWQSAWWETWGNQKGFRLLREWDGRVSGLYESRYRFKGLLPVRSLQFVGTSYRELRTPRTEYNQFCPDNLSGQPLLRDMDEMLQADPWTEAVFNDLRTGSEELSALVTIAATHNWAFRITASDNGYAVSTSGSFDNYIASLGANSRLRLFNRRKILESLGGVRQENLWPSNSDEFFQHLNRFHVARWQKNCVTPTSLEFHKKFLSRVEAEGGKPLLSALYCDGNVVSVLYNVWFRGVVYNIQAGFDEDFHRKLSLGSLHLGYAIEEAFNAQDTHRLDLLAGQGKHEDYKSRFATDQYQFISIMLVKSVLFRALYWMRG, encoded by the coding sequence ATGAGCCTGTTCCAGACGAAGGCCTGGCAAAGCGCATGGTGGGAAACCTGGGGCAACCAGAAAGGCTTCAGGCTGCTCAGAGAGTGGGATGGCCGGGTATCCGGCCTGTACGAGTCCAGATATCGGTTTAAGGGATTGCTGCCGGTGCGCTCACTTCAATTCGTAGGAACCAGTTACCGTGAGTTGAGAACGCCCAGAACCGAATATAACCAGTTTTGCCCGGATAACCTGAGTGGTCAGCCTTTGTTGAGGGACATGGACGAGATGCTCCAGGCGGACCCCTGGACCGAAGCCGTTTTCAATGACCTGCGTACTGGCTCTGAAGAGTTGTCTGCCCTGGTGACCATCGCCGCCACCCATAACTGGGCATTCCGGATTACCGCGTCAGATAATGGCTACGCAGTGTCGACATCGGGAAGCTTCGATAACTACATCGCCTCCCTGGGTGCCAACAGCCGCTTGCGCCTTTTCAATCGCAGGAAAATACTGGAGTCACTTGGGGGCGTTCGGCAGGAAAATCTCTGGCCATCCAATAGCGATGAGTTCTTCCAGCATCTTAACCGGTTTCATGTGGCCAGGTGGCAGAAGAACTGTGTAACGCCAACCAGTCTGGAGTTCCATAAAAAGTTTCTGTCCCGGGTTGAGGCAGAGGGGGGCAAGCCTCTGTTGTCTGCCCTGTATTGTGACGGCAACGTGGTTTCAGTACTCTATAATGTGTGGTTTCGAGGCGTCGTTTACAATATCCAGGCAGGCTTTGATGAAGACTTCCACAGGAAGTTATCCCTTGGCTCTCTGCATCTGGGTTATGCCATTGAGGAGGCGTTCAACGCCCAGGACACCCACAGGCTGGATCTGCTGGCAGGCCAGGGCAAGCATGAAGACTATAAGTCCCGGTTTGCGACGGATCAGTACCAGTTCATTTCCATCATGCTTGTAAAAAGCGTTCTGTTCCGTGCCCTATACTGGATGAGAGGGTGA
- a CDS encoding XrtA/PEP-CTERM system exopolysaccharide export protein produces MSSKYSLQGLLMSLTAVVFVAGCAGPGASSPEMIQKALAVDTRNSVDQYILGATDVVRVSVWRNDDLSISVPVRPDGKISVPLAGDVQASGKTPEELAYDIEQNLESYIREPQVSVVVTSMGSHEFSDRVRVTGAVAQPTSVPHRAGMTVLDMVLTSGGLSPFAAPNNSMLYRVVEGKVVAIPIRLDDILTRGDISTNYRLRPGDILTVPERTL; encoded by the coding sequence ATGTCATCGAAGTATTCACTGCAGGGGCTGCTGATGTCCCTCACCGCGGTAGTGTTTGTTGCAGGCTGTGCCGGGCCCGGTGCGTCATCGCCCGAAATGATCCAGAAAGCTCTGGCTGTGGACACAAGAAACAGTGTGGATCAATACATTCTTGGTGCGACGGACGTTGTCCGGGTTTCGGTCTGGCGTAACGACGATCTCAGCATTTCTGTCCCCGTCAGGCCGGATGGAAAGATCTCGGTCCCCCTCGCTGGTGATGTTCAGGCCAGCGGAAAAACTCCTGAAGAACTGGCCTACGATATCGAGCAGAATCTTGAGTCGTACATCCGTGAGCCACAGGTCAGCGTGGTTGTCACAAGCATGGGAAGCCATGAATTCAGTGATCGCGTCCGGGTGACCGGCGCGGTGGCACAACCTACCTCCGTCCCTCACCGTGCCGGCATGACAGTGCTGGATATGGTGCTGACTTCAGGCGGCCTGTCACCCTTTGCTGCTCCCAACAACTCGATGCTGTACCGGGTCGTTGAAGGAAAGGTGGTTGCCATTCCAATCAGACTGGATGACATACTGACCCGTGGCGATATTTCGACCAACTACAGGCTTCGCCCGGGGGACATCCTCACAGTGCCCGAGCGAACTCTCTGA
- a CDS encoding P-loop NTPase family protein, producing MSDPRTDRYNEVSEKKGKNGEGPDYQAGSGDRGAGPGSSVSRGIPYSDSEDSRMLVPSSLELGPGAVDRYVISKQIVRMQEPRRLTPDDLDERRIIYPESSNRRLVNHFRNLRTKLLEKSGGNNFTLVVSGARSGAGASFVSLNLAAAFAFDQAKTALIIDCNLREPALHSTLDIIPEYGLTDFLDDPDFDISRILYPTGIPRLRLIPAGSRRETPSEFFTSFRMKQFLQAVRRRYPDRFIVLDTAPISESPDARILTELCDYAMLVVPHGGMTVSAVEQAALAFHSEKFVGAVING from the coding sequence ATGAGTGATCCCAGGACGGACCGATACAACGAAGTGTCTGAAAAAAAAGGCAAGAACGGTGAGGGCCCTGACTACCAAGCCGGGTCTGGAGATCGTGGCGCCGGGCCGGGCAGCTCGGTCAGCCGAGGCATACCGTACTCCGATTCGGAGGATTCCCGGATGCTTGTGCCCAGCTCCCTGGAGCTCGGGCCTGGAGCCGTAGATCGGTATGTCATCAGCAAACAGATTGTCCGGATGCAGGAGCCGCGCCGGCTCACGCCGGATGATCTGGATGAACGGCGGATCATTTATCCCGAATCCAGTAACAGAAGGCTGGTTAACCATTTCAGGAACCTGCGCACCAAACTGCTGGAAAAGTCTGGCGGTAACAATTTCACCCTCGTGGTCAGTGGCGCACGGTCAGGCGCCGGGGCGTCATTTGTTTCCCTGAACCTGGCAGCGGCGTTTGCGTTCGACCAGGCAAAAACTGCGCTGATCATTGACTGTAATTTGCGGGAGCCTGCGCTGCATTCGACTCTCGATATCATTCCCGAATACGGGTTGACAGATTTCCTGGACGACCCTGATTTTGACATTTCACGGATTCTGTATCCGACCGGTATCCCCAGGTTACGCCTGATTCCGGCAGGAAGCCGGCGTGAAACACCGAGTGAGTTCTTTACCTCCTTCCGCATGAAGCAGTTTCTGCAGGCGGTGAGAAGACGGTACCCAGACCGGTTTATCGTGCTCGACACCGCGCCTATTTCAGAATCACCTGACGCCCGGATACTCACCGAGTTGTGTGACTATGCGATGCTGGTTGTTCCCCATGGAGGCATGACTGTCAGTGCCGTGGAGCAGGCCGCCTTGGCGTTTCACTCGGAAAAATTCGTTGGAGCTGTCATAAATGGCTAG
- a CDS encoding XrtA system polysaccharide chain length determinant produces the protein MALPLSQLPAEIAREIRARKWLALSVFAFVSFAVLAAGFLWPYKYQSQVIIFVDARNIIEPLMEGRAVTTEISEKASAARELLWSRSVMETIATDKDIYGENADDLSPEALIGRISGIRSNMSVVTRGDNYFSIGYSASSPMKAFQVAQKLGQAFIAENSERKRAESRSAYDFIDKQVKSYERQIAGVEERLKQFLSENVDGTEEGANARLANLRSRLELAQLEKEELETRANAFEEQMAKISPRIRQGETSDGYLERISAMQAQLDNLRLRYLDTYPDIIILREQISELQKQRQRALADQTESPESLGGINIANPVYQDIRSSLVQTRTDIQTVETRIHSLQQLITEQTKRMERIQANKAQYSDLTRDLEVNKEIYNDLLRRREKARVSMHLDIEGQGLNYKINETAQYPNSPSGPKFSMFALAGLFVGLVAPFGAVAALLQVDPRVRSREQIEDVLELPILEQLPEARTPFEKRRDRRITMGVVFMAVIVTSAYIAVALAAVFGVF, from the coding sequence ATGGCACTTCCGTTAAGTCAGTTGCCTGCAGAGATAGCTCGCGAGATCCGGGCCCGTAAATGGCTTGCGTTATCTGTGTTTGCGTTTGTCAGTTTTGCCGTGCTGGCTGCCGGTTTTTTGTGGCCTTATAAATATCAGTCGCAGGTTATTATCTTTGTAGACGCCCGAAACATCATCGAGCCGCTGATGGAAGGGCGGGCCGTTACGACCGAGATTAGCGAAAAAGCATCAGCCGCCAGAGAGCTGCTCTGGTCCCGCAGCGTTATGGAAACAATTGCCACCGACAAGGATATTTACGGCGAAAATGCTGACGACCTGAGTCCTGAGGCACTGATCGGCAGGATAAGCGGCATCCGCAGTAACATGTCGGTAGTCACGCGAGGCGACAACTACTTCAGCATTGGGTATTCAGCCTCCTCTCCCATGAAAGCTTTCCAGGTTGCCCAGAAACTGGGGCAGGCGTTTATTGCCGAGAACAGCGAGCGTAAAAGGGCGGAGAGCCGTTCTGCTTACGACTTTATTGACAAACAGGTCAAAAGTTACGAGCGACAGATCGCCGGTGTCGAGGAGCGCCTGAAGCAGTTCCTGTCGGAGAATGTTGACGGCACAGAGGAGGGTGCCAACGCCAGGTTAGCCAACCTTCGCAGTCGTCTGGAGCTGGCCCAGCTTGAAAAGGAAGAGCTTGAAACCCGGGCCAACGCCTTTGAAGAGCAAATGGCCAAAATCAGCCCGAGAATCAGGCAAGGGGAAACGTCGGATGGGTACCTGGAGCGCATCAGTGCAATGCAGGCGCAACTGGACAATTTGCGCTTGCGTTACCTCGATACCTACCCGGACATTATCATTCTTCGGGAGCAGATTTCAGAGCTTCAGAAGCAGCGGCAACGGGCTCTCGCAGATCAGACCGAATCACCGGAATCGCTTGGTGGTATCAATATTGCCAACCCGGTCTACCAGGACATTCGGTCCTCACTGGTACAAACCCGGACTGACATTCAAACCGTTGAAACACGGATTCACTCACTGCAACAGCTGATAACCGAACAGACCAAACGCATGGAGCGTATCCAGGCGAACAAGGCGCAGTACTCAGACCTGACGCGAGACCTGGAAGTTAACAAGGAAATTTATAACGATCTCCTCAGACGGAGGGAAAAGGCGCGCGTTTCCATGCATCTGGATATTGAAGGCCAGGGACTGAATTACAAAATCAACGAAACCGCTCAGTACCCCAACAGCCCGAGCGGGCCAAAATTCTCGATGTTTGCACTGGCGGGCCTGTTCGTTGGGTTAGTCGCGCCATTTGGTGCCGTTGCGGCTTTGTTGCAGGTTGACCCCAGGGTGCGTTCCCGTGAGCAGATAGAAGACGTGCTGGAATTGCCGATACTGGAGCAACTGCCGGAAGCACGAACACCATTTGAAAAGCGACGGGACCGCAGGATTACGATGGGTGTTGTATTCATGGCAGTCATTGTTACCAGTGCTTATATCGCAGTCGCTCTGGCCGCAGTGTTTGGAGTGTTTTGA
- a CDS encoding glycosyltransferase family 4 protein yields the protein MTTILHLIDTTGPGGAETVFTNLLEELEQTDFRNIVVLRGEGWVADRVRGLGITPHIIDSKGSFNLAYVSALRQLIASERVELIHAHLLGSNVYGALLALVCRKPMIATFHGAVDVASRERFLRAKFFLIGRGASAIVCVSKRLQQELADRSPLSTHKLKLIYNGVDPRAFRGAPASGLKEELGLPQDVTLVVSIGNIRPAKGYEYLVDAAIIMAERDPKVHFVVVGHQKEALFNKLMDQVAKAPRKPNIHWLGFRDDVADILRQADIFLLPSVSEGFSISTVEAMMAGVPVVATRSGGPEEIITDGVSGILVPVKDAGAIVVAVQTMMNESRRKSVIGEARRSAIERFSLQSMLTRYKEIYRQLVK from the coding sequence ATGACGACCATTCTGCATCTCATAGATACAACGGGGCCCGGTGGCGCGGAAACCGTATTCACCAATCTATTGGAAGAGCTTGAGCAAACGGACTTCCGCAATATCGTAGTACTGCGTGGCGAGGGATGGGTGGCCGACAGGGTGCGCGGCCTTGGCATCACGCCACACATTATCGATTCCAAGGGAAGTTTCAATCTTGCCTATGTCAGTGCCCTGCGCCAGTTGATTGCAAGCGAGAGGGTGGAGCTGATTCACGCACACCTCCTGGGCTCCAACGTGTATGGCGCGCTTTTGGCCCTGGTCTGCCGAAAACCAATGATTGCCACTTTTCATGGCGCCGTCGATGTCGCCTCCAGGGAACGGTTTTTACGGGCGAAGTTTTTCCTGATAGGCCGCGGAGCCTCCGCCATCGTGTGTGTGTCAAAGCGGCTTCAGCAAGAACTGGCGGATCGCAGCCCTTTATCCACCCATAAGCTGAAACTCATCTATAACGGAGTGGACCCCAGGGCGTTCAGAGGAGCCCCGGCGTCGGGGCTCAAAGAAGAACTCGGGCTGCCTCAGGACGTGACCCTTGTGGTCTCCATCGGCAACATCCGCCCGGCCAAAGGGTATGAATACCTGGTTGACGCCGCGATCATCATGGCGGAGAGGGACCCTAAGGTTCACTTTGTGGTAGTGGGGCACCAGAAAGAAGCGCTTTTCAACAAACTTATGGATCAGGTCGCAAAGGCTCCCAGAAAACCCAATATTCATTGGCTGGGATTCCGGGACGATGTCGCCGATATTCTCCGGCAGGCCGATATCTTCCTTTTGCCTTCCGTATCTGAGGGCTTCTCTATCTCCACCGTGGAGGCCATGATGGCCGGGGTGCCGGTAGTTGCGACCCGAAGTGGTGGGCCCGAAGAAATCATCACTGACGGCGTATCGGGCATTTTGGTGCCAGTAAAAGATGCCGGGGCCATCGTCGTGGCCGTTCAGACCATGATGAATGAGTCCAGGCGAAAAAGTGTGATAGGTGAGGCGAGACGAAGTGCTATAGAGCGCTTCTCTTTGCAATCCATGTTGACGAGGTACAAGGAAATCTATCGCCAATTGGTGAAATAG
- a CDS encoding asparagine synthase-related protein, giving the protein MSRFLVYISKGKEAGPDVASASVQAVLQESTPRVGDIKTLSHGDIHVAYSGKVSVHRDESLGLLFILCGYFRRAGALSAYSGDAKDFRTLFAQPGDPLKEDFEGCFSLVVCQLNGSNVRLMTDRFGMRPVYYSSDERQLAVSSEAYLLLPWIKSLSVSPAALTDSFWLGFCRAPESMISGIEKVHDNGVVEIDRGGNTAHINKPYPLVIEPDETLELAGVVSRIENALEREFAGLGKTVRSAAVLLSGGVDSSIMAAYAKKHFVDCVAFSCEIEGFDNPELERAVYVAEKLGLRHEIVTLKLEDLGAVFADVVSMLEGPSRHINNIVVRRIFQEIKGYDAIIAGDGADALFGTKSNRSVVKIHKKLVWASRVPGLFKPLISMILGKVSPRKRDHLKRILANDLESLLSGLFTIDYEEQQVSVVRKLGVSPFSGIPLSAYESANIVGMSLEANTALFLRCMLERNGKLASDSNIPVYYPFLSQGMVEIARKLPFKLRFDEAGDAKPALREIFRRLVDSSAVEWPKIGFVTPETSWLTSQLKPRLDRVLSNTGGINKVLGLTLEPADIPIVQSSARLMWWLMTLDAGLLEMDAKFSRWKSESRCTTLSCDRLSWE; this is encoded by the coding sequence ATGTCCAGGTTCTTGGTATATATCAGTAAGGGCAAGGAAGCGGGCCCTGATGTCGCATCGGCGTCAGTGCAAGCGGTATTGCAAGAGTCGACGCCTCGTGTGGGAGATATAAAGACGCTTTCCCATGGTGACATTCATGTTGCCTACTCAGGCAAGGTAAGCGTTCATCGGGATGAATCTCTGGGCCTGCTATTTATTTTGTGCGGTTATTTTCGCCGTGCGGGCGCTTTGTCGGCCTATTCCGGTGACGCAAAGGACTTTCGAACGCTATTCGCTCAGCCTGGCGATCCGTTGAAAGAAGACTTTGAAGGCTGCTTTTCCCTCGTTGTATGTCAACTGAACGGGTCTAATGTCCGGTTGATGACCGATAGATTCGGGATGAGGCCGGTATATTACAGCTCCGACGAACGACAACTGGCTGTTTCTTCAGAAGCGTACCTCCTGTTGCCCTGGATAAAGTCGCTCTCGGTTTCACCAGCAGCCTTAACGGACAGTTTCTGGCTCGGATTCTGTCGTGCGCCTGAAAGCATGATTTCAGGCATTGAAAAAGTACACGATAACGGTGTGGTTGAAATCGACAGGGGAGGTAACACTGCACACATCAATAAGCCTTACCCTCTCGTGATTGAGCCTGACGAAACTCTTGAATTGGCCGGCGTCGTCAGCCGCATCGAGAATGCGCTTGAGCGCGAGTTTGCCGGTCTTGGCAAGACCGTGCGCAGCGCTGCCGTGTTACTGAGTGGTGGCGTTGATTCATCAATAATGGCCGCCTACGCCAAGAAACATTTTGTTGACTGTGTGGCGTTTTCCTGTGAAATCGAAGGCTTCGATAATCCTGAGTTGGAACGGGCCGTATACGTCGCGGAAAAGCTGGGTTTGAGGCACGAAATCGTCACACTGAAGCTGGAGGACCTGGGCGCTGTTTTTGCGGATGTCGTTTCAATGCTCGAGGGGCCCTCAAGGCATATCAACAATATCGTCGTCCGCAGGATTTTTCAGGAAATCAAAGGCTACGATGCCATCATAGCCGGTGACGGTGCAGACGCTTTATTTGGCACCAAGAGCAACAGATCGGTTGTAAAGATCCACAAGAAACTGGTTTGGGCCAGCCGGGTTCCAGGCCTTTTCAAACCCCTTATCTCAATGATTCTGGGCAAAGTCAGCCCTCGAAAACGTGACCACCTGAAAAGGATCCTGGCGAACGATCTCGAATCGCTGCTGAGTGGCCTGTTCACTATCGACTACGAAGAGCAGCAAGTCTCTGTCGTCAGAAAGCTGGGGGTATCACCATTTTCCGGGATACCGTTGAGTGCTTATGAATCCGCAAATATCGTTGGGATGAGCCTTGAAGCCAATACCGCCCTTTTTCTGAGGTGTATGCTGGAGCGCAACGGTAAATTAGCCAGTGACTCAAATATCCCTGTTTACTATCCTTTCCTTTCACAGGGTATGGTTGAGATCGCGAGAAAACTCCCGTTCAAACTTCGTTTTGATGAAGCTGGCGATGCGAAGCCAGCTTTGAGAGAGATTTTCAGGCGGCTGGTCGATTCATCCGCTGTTGAGTGGCCCAAAATCGGCTTCGTGACACCGGAAACAAGCTGGCTTACAAGCCAGTTGAAACCCCGCCTGGACAGGGTGCTATCGAACACAGGCGGGATCAATAAAGTACTGGGTTTGACGCTGGAGCCTGCCGACATTCCCATCGTTCAGTCCTCAGCTCGCCTGATGTGGTGGTTGATGACACTGGATGCAGGTTTGCTCGAGATGGACGCGAAGTTTTCCCGGTGGAAAAGTGAATCAAGGTGCACCACTTTGAGTTGCGACCGACTCTCATGGGAGTAA
- a CDS encoding FemAB family XrtA/PEP-CTERM system-associated protein, which yields MSASKDRLDELKSVKGRLSRQVGEARNSGLGKDELISELKQVSDEIKQLQKRLKKQLNETPAEKKWAPGPIEIPPAIASKPTCGAVSVEECSESLLPAVEAYLAGHPAASIWHRPTVTSFIEFTYGHSTRYFCALDATGNVVGVLPVVQLNSRLFGNFLVAMPYFNYGGVLADNRDIARSLIAQADHWRQETNARHLELRFCQDNDLGLPQKTDKVSFWLPLPENTGELWDSFQPKVRAQIRRGEREMSQFRIGGLELLDEFYRVFSVNMRDLGTPVYGKDFFANLLRALHGQAWLVVAKIDGRAVGCAFLTGYRGRMEIPWASTLRRYNHTGINMSMYWKILEFAVQQGFEVFDFGRCSHDAGTYRFKQQWGAQALKLYWDYLLPAGAELPALNPHNPKFRLMIAVWRRLPVKLTNLLGPHIVKGLP from the coding sequence ATGAGTGCATCAAAAGACCGGCTGGATGAGCTTAAATCGGTCAAAGGCCGCCTGAGCCGTCAGGTAGGCGAGGCCCGGAATTCAGGCCTGGGTAAAGACGAACTTATCAGTGAGCTGAAGCAGGTCTCCGATGAGATAAAGCAGCTTCAGAAACGCCTTAAAAAGCAGCTCAATGAAACCCCGGCAGAAAAAAAATGGGCGCCGGGGCCGATAGAAATTCCCCCGGCTATTGCCAGCAAGCCAACCTGCGGTGCAGTAAGCGTTGAAGAATGCAGTGAAAGCCTTCTTCCCGCTGTTGAGGCTTACCTGGCAGGCCATCCGGCAGCCTCCATATGGCACCGCCCGACAGTAACCTCGTTTATTGAGTTTACCTACGGTCACAGTACCCGATATTTCTGCGCACTGGACGCAACCGGCAACGTGGTTGGCGTTCTCCCTGTCGTCCAGCTCAACAGCCGCCTGTTCGGTAACTTCCTTGTCGCCATGCCCTATTTCAACTACGGCGGTGTGCTGGCAGACAACCGTGATATTGCACGGAGCCTGATCGCACAGGCCGATCATTGGCGGCAGGAAACCAACGCCAGGCACCTGGAGCTCCGCTTCTGCCAGGATAATGATCTGGGCCTGCCCCAAAAGACAGACAAAGTAAGCTTCTGGTTGCCATTGCCGGAGAACACCGGTGAGCTCTGGGACAGTTTCCAGCCCAAAGTCCGTGCCCAGATCCGCCGGGGCGAGCGGGAAATGAGCCAATTCCGTATTGGTGGGCTGGAATTACTCGACGAATTCTACCGGGTTTTCTCAGTGAACATGCGTGACCTTGGCACCCCCGTTTATGGCAAGGACTTTTTCGCCAATCTGTTACGGGCCCTGCACGGGCAGGCCTGGCTTGTGGTGGCGAAGATAGATGGGCGAGCAGTCGGCTGCGCCTTTCTGACCGGCTACCGCGGTAGAATGGAAATTCCCTGGGCATCGACGCTGCGGCGGTATAACCACACCGGTATCAACATGAGCATGTACTGGAAAATCCTGGAGTTTGCCGTCCAGCAGGGTTTCGAAGTGTTTGATTTTGGCCGCTGCAGCCATGATGCCGGTACCTACCGCTTCAAGCAGCAATGGGGCGCGCAGGCCCTCAAGCTTTACTGGGACTACCTGCTTCCAGCCGGTGCCGAACTACCGGCGCTGAATCCCCACAACCCGAAATTCAGACTGATGATAGCGGTATGGCGACGATTGCCAGTGAAACTGACGAATCTGCTAGGGCCTCATATCGTAAAGGGGCTTCCTTGA